In Microbacterium sp. AB, a single genomic region encodes these proteins:
- a CDS encoding fasciclin domain-containing protein, giving the protein MLSTKKKMTAALTLTLASAFALSACSMGGTTTEEESEAPETSSEATPEAMETMDPAANLVGAGCGAYAEEVPDGAGSVEGMSLDPVAVAASNNPLLTMLTSAVSGELNPDVDLVDTLNGGEFTVFAPVDDAFAKIDAATIDTLSTDADMLTSILTYHVVEGQIEPEDIAGTHTTLQGSDLEVTGSGDDLMVNDATVICGGVQTANAVVYLVDTVLMPPTE; this is encoded by the coding sequence ATGCTCAGCACCAAGAAGAAGATGACCGCAGCACTGACGCTCACGCTGGCGAGCGCGTTCGCACTGTCGGCATGCTCGATGGGAGGCACCACGACGGAGGAGGAGTCGGAGGCGCCGGAGACCTCGTCGGAGGCGACGCCCGAGGCGATGGAGACCATGGACCCCGCCGCGAACCTCGTCGGCGCGGGCTGCGGGGCGTACGCAGAGGAGGTCCCCGACGGAGCCGGATCGGTCGAGGGGATGTCGCTCGACCCCGTCGCCGTGGCCGCGTCCAACAACCCCCTCCTGACGATGCTCACCTCGGCGGTCAGCGGCGAGCTGAACCCCGACGTCGACCTCGTCGACACACTGAACGGCGGCGAGTTCACGGTGTTCGCGCCGGTCGACGACGCGTTCGCGAAGATCGACGCGGCGACCATCGACACGCTGAGCACCGACGCCGACATGCTGACGTCGATCCTCACGTACCACGTGGTCGAGGGCCAGATCGAGCCCGAGGACATCGCCGGGACCCACACGACCCTGCAGGGATCCGACCTCGAGGTGACCGGGAGCGGAGACGACCTGATGGTCAACGACGCCACGGTCATCTGCGGCGGCGTGCAGACCGCCAACGCGGTGGTCTACCTCGTGGACACGGTGCTGATGCCCCCGACCGAGTGA
- a CDS encoding DNA-directed RNA polymerase subunit beta gives MSAEFSKPVRRPSETFDRLFAGSDPAEVSRAAHATATALLARVRDEADDDAVDRLITFTDRHGIDDIAELWSRSPARSLPGSLWRLYLVQLSIHDDAHTAALIYERGRAELRSADPIVAGAPIPAGPQELVTLIDTIMRGAFTGDFAVALDRAAAFCRVQAAGATHVADDYEPTEPHRSSELTTRALRLATYASDLAAAARLWRREALE, from the coding sequence ATGAGTGCGGAGTTCAGCAAGCCGGTGCGCCGGCCCTCGGAGACGTTCGACCGGCTGTTCGCGGGAAGCGACCCGGCCGAGGTCTCCCGCGCGGCCCACGCGACGGCGACGGCGCTGCTCGCGCGCGTGCGGGACGAGGCGGACGACGACGCCGTCGACCGGCTGATCACCTTCACGGACCGCCACGGGATCGACGACATCGCGGAGCTGTGGTCGCGGTCGCCCGCGCGCTCGCTCCCGGGCTCCCTGTGGCGGCTCTACCTCGTGCAGCTGTCGATCCACGACGACGCGCACACCGCCGCGCTGATCTACGAGCGGGGTCGGGCCGAGCTGCGCTCGGCCGATCCCATCGTCGCGGGGGCTCCCATCCCGGCCGGACCGCAGGAGCTCGTCACCCTCATCGACACGATCATGCGGGGCGCGTTCACGGGCGACTTCGCCGTCGCCCTCGACCGCGCAGCCGCCTTCTGCCGCGTGCAGGCGGCCGGCGCGACGCACGTCGCGGACGACTACGAGCCCACGGAGCCGCATCGGTCATCCGAGCTCACGACGAGGGCGCTGCGCCTCGCGACGTACGCGTCCGACCTCGCCGCGGCGGCTCGGCTCTGGCGCCGCGAGGCGCTCGAGTAG
- the pstB gene encoding phosphate ABC transporter ATP-binding protein PstB: MSKSIEVNDLNVYYGDFLAVEGVSIDIQPRTVTAFIGPSGCGKSTFLRTLNRMHEVIPGARVEGHVLVDGQDLYSPGVDPVLVRRQIGMVFQRPNPFPTMSIRENVLAGVKLNNKRISKSDADALVEESLTGANLWNEVKDRLDKPGSGLSGGQQQRLCIARAIAVSPDIILMDEPCSALDPISTFAIEELISELKNEYTVVIVTHNMQQASRVSDRTAFFNIAGTGKPGKLIEYDDTTKIFTTPQIKATEDYVSGRFG; the protein is encoded by the coding sequence GTGTCCAAGAGCATCGAAGTCAACGACCTCAACGTCTATTACGGCGATTTCCTCGCCGTCGAGGGCGTCTCGATCGACATCCAGCCCCGCACCGTGACGGCGTTCATCGGCCCCTCCGGCTGCGGCAAGTCCACCTTCCTCCGGACGCTCAACCGCATGCACGAGGTCATCCCCGGCGCGCGCGTCGAGGGCCATGTCCTCGTCGACGGCCAGGACCTCTACAGCCCGGGCGTCGACCCCGTCCTCGTCCGCCGCCAGATCGGCATGGTGTTCCAGCGGCCCAACCCGTTCCCGACCATGTCGATCCGGGAGAACGTGCTGGCGGGCGTGAAGCTCAACAACAAGCGCATCTCGAAGAGCGATGCCGACGCCCTCGTCGAGGAGTCCCTCACGGGCGCGAACCTGTGGAACGAGGTGAAGGACCGTCTCGACAAGCCGGGATCCGGCCTCTCCGGCGGTCAGCAGCAGCGTCTGTGCATCGCGCGCGCGATCGCGGTCTCCCCCGACATCATCCTCATGGACGAGCCGTGCTCCGCCCTCGACCCGATCTCGACCTTCGCGATCGAGGAGCTCATCAGCGAGCTGAAGAACGAGTACACGGTCGTCATCGTGACGCACAACATGCAGCAGGCATCGCGCGTGAGCGACAGGACGGCGTTCTTCAACATCGCCGGCACCGGCAAGCCCGGCAAGCTGATCGAGTACGACGACACGACGAAGATCTTCACGACCCCGCAGATCAAGGCGACGGAGGACTACGTCTCGGGCCGCTTCGGCTGA